The nucleotide sequence GCCGTCATCGACACCGGCTCGATCACCACGGGCGCCGCCGAACGCGACGCTCACCTGCGCAGCGCCGACTTCCTGGACGTCGAGGCGTTCCCGCAGATGAGCTTCCTGTCCCGCGAGGTCCACGGTGGCGACTCCGGCCCCAAGTGGTCCGTCGTCAACGGCCAGATGGTCCGCCGTCGCCGCGGCGGCGCCGGCAAGTTCGTGTGTGTCGGCGATTTGACGATCCGCGGGGTGACGCGGCCGATCGAGCTGGATGTCTCGATCGACGGTGTCAAGGGCGACCCCTGGGGTGGCGAGCGGCTCGCCCTGTCCGCGACGGGTGAGATCGACCGCGAGGCGTATGGGATGACCTGGAACGTGGCGCTCGAGGCCGGCGGCTGGCTGGTGTCGCAGAAGGTGCAACTGGAGATCCGGGCACAAGCGATCAGGATGACCTGACGCCCCTCTCGTCACACCCGTCACGCCTGTTGCGGGCGACACACCGGGGCAGGGTCCAACGAGTGAGTTGCCTTGCACCGTAGCGTTTTGTGGCATGGGGTACAGCGGTCTCATCTATGCGGCGATCGTCGCAGCGTGGGCCGCTTTTCTCGTGCCCAAGTGGGTCCGCCGCAATGAAGAGGTCGAGCACGCTCGCGAAACCGACATGGAGCGCCGAGTGCGCGTCCTGTCGCGCCGCGCCGGCCCGCCGCAGGCTCCGCACGGCGTTGTAACGGTGCCCGCGACCTCAGGCGCGCCCGCTGTGTCGTCGC is from Jiangella alkaliphila and encodes:
- a CDS encoding YceI family protein, encoding MNDSAGVRLWNGAMLPTPGVFQIDPAHTTAGFVARHLMVTQVRGRFEQVEGTVHIADDPLDSSANAVIDTGSITTGAAERDAHLRSADFLDVEAFPQMSFLSREVHGGDSGPKWSVVNGQMVRRRRGGAGKFVCVGDLTIRGVTRPIELDVSIDGVKGDPWGGERLALSATGEIDREAYGMTWNVALEAGGWLVSQKVQLEIRAQAIRMT